One genomic window of Cheilinus undulatus linkage group 7, ASM1832078v1, whole genome shotgun sequence includes the following:
- the LOC121512609 gene encoding duodenase-1-like has protein sequence MHALLKIFIFSALAGFALSVKIINGNKTKENSMQYMASVQSNKGHICGGFLISEDFVLTAAHCGSPTHVILGTHNLNNVDKTNKYPVKMCKHPDYKGVESGNDIMLLKLSRKAKLGRKAHTKTIKLPSQKMKLKENKKCRVAGWGWTKSGAQETEVDLRDVEVPVINLEKCKKEWKNNIPENVICAGGYGTKNGMCQGDSGGPLVCDKQAVGVVSFNSGNDCNYPNYPNIYTDVSKFIPWIKGILKKKKC, from the exons ATGCATGCTCTTCTCAAGATCTTCATTTTTTCTGCTCTGGCGGGTTTTG cccTGAGTGTTAAAATCATAAATGGTAACAAGACCAAGGAGAATTCGATGCAGTACATGGCCTCTGTGCAGAGTAACAAAGGTCATATCTGTGGAGGATTCCTCATCAGTGAAGACTTTGTGCTCACTGCAGCTCACTGTGG GAGTCCAACACATGTTATCCTTGGCACCCACAATCTCAACAATGTAGATAAAACGAACAAATACCCTGTGAAGATGTGCAAACACCCAGATTACAAGGGAGTTGAATCTGGGAACGACATCATGCTCCTCAAA CTATCAAGGAAAGCTAAGCTGGGAAGAAAAGCTCATACAAAGACCATTAAACTCCCGAGCcaaaaaatgaaacttaaagaGAACAAAAAGTGCCGTGTAGCTGGATGGGGCTGGACAAAATCTGGTGCTCAAGAAACTGAAGTTGATCTGCGAGATGTGGAAGTTCCTGTCATCAACCTGGAGAAGTGTAAGAAAGAGTGGAAGAATAATATTCCTGAGAATGTGATCTGTGCAGGTGGATACGGCACAAAGAATGGGATGTGTCAG GGTGACTCTGGTGGACCTTTGGTGTGCGACAAGCAGGCAGTTGGTGTCGTTTCCTTCAACAGTGGCAATGACTGTAACTACCCAAATTATCCCAACATCTATACAGACGTGTCCAAGTTCATCCCCTGGATAAAGGGGATCCTCAAGAAGAAGAAGTGTTAA
- the LOC121512694 gene encoding duodenase-1-like translates to MHALHKIFVFCALAGFALGGEIINGKKTKKNAMQYMASVQSNKGHICGGFLISEDFVLTAAHCGKPTHVVLGTHNLRDYNKKMNYTVEVCKHPDYKGAVSGNDIMLLKLSRKAKLGNKSNIKTIDLPSPKMKLKENKKCRVAGWGWTKTGANKIENDLQDMEVAVIDLKKCKKQWRELRRSVELPDNVICAGGYNTKNGICKYDSGGPLVCDNQAVGVVSFNCQGNCKYPNISNIYTDVSKFIPWINGILKRKKC, encoded by the exons ATGCATGCGCTGCACAAGATCTTTGTTTTTTGCGCTCTTGCGGGTTTTG CCCTGGGTGGTGAAAtcataaatggcaaaaagaccAAGAAGAATGCGATGCAGTACATGGCCTCTGTGCAGAGTAACAAAGGTCATATCTGTGGAGGATTCCTCATCAGTGAAGACTTTGTGCTCACTGCAGCTCACTGTGG GAAACCAACACATGTTGTCCTTGGCACCCACAATCTCAGAGATTacaataaaaagatgaattacACTGTGGAGGTGTGCAAACACCCAGATTACAAGGGTGCTGTATCTGGGAATGACATCATGCTCCTCAAA TTGTCAAGGAAAGCTAAGCTGGGGAACAAATCAAATATAAAGACCATTGACCTCCCGAGTCCTAAAATGAAACTTAAGGAGAACAAGAAGTGCCGTGTAGCTGGATGGGGCTGGACAAAAACTGGCGctaataaaattgaaaatgatcTGCAAGACATGGAAGTTGCTGTCATTGACCTGAAGAAGTGTAAGAAGCAGTGGAGGGAGCTTCGTCGGAGCGTGGAGCTTCCTGATAACGTAATCTGTGCGGGTGGATATAACACAAAGAATGGAATCTGTAAG TATGACTCCGGTGGACCTTTGGTGTGCGACAATCAGGCAGTTGGTGTCGTTTCTTTCAACTGTCAAGGCAACTGTAAATAcccaaatatttccaacatttatACAGACGTGTCCAAATTCATCCCCTGGATAAACGGAATCCTCAAGAGGAAGAAGTGTTAA